The window GTTCAGGCTACCCTGGAAGAGTTATGCTTTTGGATTTGATGTATATAGCCTAAACCGGTATTTCAGTGGTcattttgtaaacttttttttttggtgatcCTAAGATTTACCCAGTGAGGTAACGAGGTTTGAACCCTGGTTTCTTCCAAGATGGTTTCTTGTTAAATGTAAACCGTAATATAATAGTCACATTTTCTTTGAACTGTCCGGTTTTTGTGGttgtatattttaaaagaagGAAGGAGGACACAAGGTGGTTGGGTATTAAATTGTACATAGTAATTTGTGTTTGTATTGTTGATTTTTCTAGGTGATACTGAAATTTTCTTAGTTTGGAGTTTGAAAATTGTTGATGTGGTTTTGCAGATTGTTACGCTTTGGTACAGGGCGCCTGAGGTTCTGTTGGGTTCGAAAAATTACTCCCTTGGTGTTGATATGTGGTCTGTTGGATGCATTTTTGGTATTATCTTGAAATTCCCATGTTTTTGCTTTCGTTTTTGTTTATGATATGTGAGGGTTTGTATCTTTTTCGCTTTACTTTTTAGTGTTTGGTATTACTACTATGGATTGTAGATTTAAAGTGGTTAACTATCTTTCTATCAAAAGTGATAATTCATGTAACATCTAAACATGCATCACATAAAAGTATCAGAGTGTCAAGACTCTTACCTTGAATCATATAATAGTTAAGTATTTTAGTATTCAACTATTCATTATGATTTAAAACTTGGCTGAAATCTAATGGCATAAGTGTTAAAATCCTGTGATCTTGTTGGTTTGGCTGTATTTTTGGTATCTATCTACTCCTCTTTAATCTGCTTTCTTCAACATTTGTCTTTTCTTGTTTATAATATGTGATCACCATTTTTTTGTAGTTACAGTTTTTAAATTACATTGTTGATCAAAGTGTTAGTCATTGTGTTCTGCGTTTTGAGAATTTAGTGATACTAATTTGGATTGTAATCTTGTGCAGCGGAGATGGCTAGGCGACAGGCTTTATTTCCGGGTGACTCTGAGTTCCAACAACTACTTCATATTTTCAGGTTTCTACTTGTTTTGCACAAATGCTTTACATTGAACTAGACAATATAAAGGGTGGCAGCATCGTTGCAGAATGCTCTTCTAGTTACTCACTTATAGCAATGAGGCCTAATGATAACTGGAACTCGAACAAAAGTACAAAACTAGATGACTCTGCAATGATTTGAAATTCTGTTTTATACACAACACCAAATGCAGTAGAGGTGACAACTTTGACCCATAGTAACTGGAACTTGAACAAAGCTAGATGCGTCTGCAAGGGTTTGAAATACTGTTTCAGTGTTTTATACATTGTATGCCGTAGAGGTGACAACTTTGACCCATTTGTCAATTTATGTTGTTTATCTAAAACTCTATGGGAGCATTTGACCAAATCGATGGTCAAAGAGGTTGAAAGTTGGCGAAAAGTCTGTATTTCACAAGCATACGAAGTTGTATTTATGGAATAATGTAGAATTGCTGTGTAGGCATGAGCAAATGACCGGATTACCCGAGACCCGGTCCAGGCCCGCCTGAAACGGCCCACCCGACAGCTTAACTGGCCGGGTTTCAGTTCTGATTTTCATGCAACTTCAGGTTTCGGGCCAGCCCGGGTTTTGAGCCGTGCTGAAAAGGATGAGCAAACGTCCCGAAATCCCCAGAACCGGGCTTTGGTTTTGATTATCGTGCATCGGCGGGTTTTGAGTTTTGCCGGGTTGGATCGGGTTTTGACCACATCTCATGCCTTGTTGTAATCTGAACTAATGATGTGACTAGTTACCCAACGTCTACCCATCTTGCTATGTGTAGTAATTCTAGTCTACATCAATGATGCCAATGTTGAAAGTAAAATGTTGATCCACAGTGTCATTTGTGATCTTAATTGAACTTGCAGGCTCCTTGGGACTCCAACAGAAGAGCAGTGGCCAGGGGTGACCGATCTTAAGGACTGGCATGTCTACCCGAGGTGGGAACCTCAGAATCTGGCGCGTGCTGTTCCGTCCTTGGGACCTGATGGTGTTGATCTTCTACAGGTATCTATCTGCAAATAATGCTTTGGGTTTTTAAAAATCAGGTTTTGTGAAATACTGATATAGGTGATCATGTGATTTGTTGTTTCAGAAAATGCTGAAGTATGACCCGGCTGAGAGGATCTCAGCCAAGGCTGCTATGGATCATCCATATTTTGATAGCCTGGACAAATCCCAGTTCTGAAGCATTTTCACCTGTGACTGGATTGAAAGATGGCATCATCATCTTGGTGATTTTAATGTGATGTACTGTTTACAGTTTGTGTGTTTTGTCCAATAATGGTTTTAGTATTTCATTTAAGTTTgtgttgcattttttttttatctaactaAAATGGCATGGACCTACAATTCCCCATTGTGATTACAATTCTTTGTTATGGAACAGTTTCTTTGCTGTTATTGTTGGTTGGGTTGTCACAATTTTAACGTTGCATATCATGAAATCTCATTACAATTCAATATACATGAATATACAATAATGGTGCAAGCTCTTGAGATACGAAAACAAAAACTGCAGAATGTTATGCTGCAGTTCTAGACCCCTGCAAGAGGTCTGTAATTCCACAAACGTTGATTGCTTTTTACAGCTTGTACCTAGTTCCTGTATAATTGCATATATGGAACTTAAGGTTTACTAATTTGGATTGTAATTTTTCGGAGCTCAGATGTCAAGAAGACGGGTTTTTCCCAAGTACTTataattccagaaacataaaatGACATAAccttttttgttatatttaactTCATGCGTATCTTTGCAAATCAATCCAGTAGcagttaaccaaaaattaacTAGCCCAACTGACTAGAAGTCTAGAACCTCAATAGAATTAGCTGATTTATGATGGTTTCAATTTTTGTATTTACACAATATTGATGCATTTTATGGGAAACGATACTGACCCATTGTTAGTTTGGGTTCtgttttatctcaaatggggtttccaaaatcttttatctaaagGATAAATGATCAAATGTGTGGAAAAATCGTCAAAAGCCTATTCTTATACATAAAAATCTCcttatatattgttattgtCGAAAACATCACCACATTAATTTTCTACAGAAtaaaatggacaaaaaaaaGTGACCGAGAAGCTACCGAACCCAAATGCTCTGTTTTGACCCGTACTAAAGTATTGCGAGTTACTCATTTAGACCACCTTTAGAAGACAGTGACGATGTAAATGGTTACATTTAACTGCTAACTATTGGTGTCATATGTGATCTTAAATCACTTGATGACTGCTAGGGGCACCAACCGAAGGGCAGGGATCAAGCTTCAGCTGTCTAAAGGACTGGCAGTCTCCCTAGGAAGAGCCTCAAAATTTGGTTACTGCAATTCCGTTATTGGGAACTAATTGCACTGACCTTCTACAAGTATTTGTCTGAgaacattattttgattttcataagtttttggGATTAGTAAAATACTGATTTCACTACTAACATGATTCCTAccttcagaaaaaaaaaatgttgatatGTATATGACTTGGCTGACAGGATCTCTGGCAAGGCGGAGACGAATGATCCATATACTGATATCCTGGAATAGTGTTTTTTCTTAATGTGCTTGATTACAAGATATCACAAGTAACTGCTGATTTGAGTGTCTATATAGAGTTAAAGCTTAGTGTGTTATATCAAACCGTATTCTACTACATCTGTGCTGTAATTTGTCATCCAAAACTAATGAAATGGACCTACAGTTGCTTATTGTTCGTTgggttgtaagttgtaacagtTCTTATGGTCCATAACATGAAAACTACCTCATTAAGATGCTATATAGTTAAGAACATAGCGTGACAAACCCATGAGACACCAAGAAGATTTCTAAAAGCTGCCAAGAAAATAGAATACAGTCCATAGCTATTGGGATACCTTTCTTCAAAAATGTCTATGCCCCATAACTGTCGTCACATACATTTTAGTATCATGTTACTGTTAGAATATaagcatataaacatataacaattcacgagtacgcaacggaaagaaacgtatatgtaatcaaattaattaacaaaaagagaatcgaaacgtgtactTTTGAGCAAaacttccaataatattattaataataagattattattattattattgtagggtttaaagtaaaatcctctacgatcgcacactagacacccctataccgtatgctagtaggAATCACGAACcaaaacaaccctttgtttattaTCCCTAAAAGTCGAAAACCGAAAATCCCTTGGAGAGGGGATTTCGGCCAATCCTAAGAGAGAAGAGAGGAGAGGTTTTTGCTTTGTGTAACTGTGTGTAAAACCCTTGGAATTAGCCATCTACTTATAGGCtaattagttagggttttaaaCTTGAGGGGCAAACAACTTCAAAGGCTTTCCAAGCCTTATAATTTTTGGCCCTATCACTTTAGAATTAGGAAACTTCCACTAATTCCTAATTAGACACAAACAcctcctctttaattaattaaatccataattaattaattcgtgattatattttaattaatatattacataatatactaattaataatatagagttaccgtgtcatatCGTGTGACCtagtaggcttaaattatttccggacatacgaTTTATTATAACATTATCACAATCCAACAGTTACCATGTCAAAATCTGTTGTCAAAGCAACGATAAACAGCTTGTAACTTGATTGCTGCAAATTTGGTCATGGAAGGTCCTAAACCATGCTTCTGAATAATGATGTAAGTTGGCTATTGCATCTTGAATGCTAACAATTAGGATCCTCAAATAATGTCACAAGCCCCACTTTAAGGTACCAGATATCAAATGGTTCAAATTTTACAAATCTAGAATTCCGTTTATTTCTAATGCAGTTTCTTTTTATCATAAACTCGATTCTTTAGCTTTTACAATACACGAATACCTGAACAACTACATTAATTGAAAGCAATTTAACTGGAAGTGGGCATATATAAGGTCCAGAAGCACAACAAATTGGGGCATTCATACTGTTTTCTAAATCCAGAAGAACCTCGGCATATTCTTATTTTCTTGGTTACCAGATGCTTCGCATTCAGTTTTTATATGACAGTACATGTTTGATGTCCTCATAAAGAGCGCCATCTTTTATCAATAGTATGTTAAGATGAACATGTCATACTGAATAAGCTAATGCCCCACGATGGTATCCTAGTGGTGGAGGACATGTAGCATAAAAACAGATGTCGGAAGTTCATATCCCTCCCCATGTACTTTTAATCACAGTGTTAAGTGATTTACCTTTTATCATATTGTCCGAGGGATCAGGGCTCCCATAATGAGTCGgttatccattttttttttttatcttttggataaattaaaaaaatcgtaCCTTAGGTTTGGTTGTAAATTCCGGGTTTTCTCCCTAAATtcacaaaattacaaatttcatCCCCCACTTTTGTGTTCCGTCGACACTTTTGGTCCAAACTACTAATGACCATTAAAAATGAATTGCAAATTTCGAAGTTTAAAGGCATGTCGAATTTGGTGGTAGGGAGGCtggattggtggtggtgacagatGTTGCTCGAGTTTGGGTTCCACTTTCTCGGTTTGGCCATCTTCTGAGACATCGATACGTTAAGGAGGGATGTCGTTCCCATCTTGTGGTGGTgccggatatatatatatatatatagacacacacACAGTTACATATACATCATaacttatctatatatatatagagagatagaTAGGCTGTCATGTATATATCCAGCCAAGATTTGTTACCACCACCAACATCCGACTTCTCCACCACCAAAAAAGGCTTGGAAATGTTTCCGTGGTGTATCCATTCCCTTGGCATTTCAAAAAGGGAATGAAAACCTTCCAAACGTGTCGGTGCTTCAAAACATGGCCGAATCGAGCAAGTGGAACCCAAATCCGGCCAAGATCCGTCACCACTACCAATACTCAAATTCCCCATCACCAGATTTGACATCCCTTCAAAATTTCGAACACAAGGTTGAAATTTGTAATTCATTTTTAATGATCATTAGTGGTTTGGAACAAAAGTATTGACGGAGCACGAAAGTCGGGGATGAAGTTTGTAATTGTGTgaagttagggatgaaacctgcaaCTTATGACCAAACCTAGAGACGGAAGTTGTAATTTATCCTTATTTTGTCTTTCTTAACAAGTTCACTAACGTTGTATTCTTTTAGTGTTTGTTAATAAAGAAAGGAAAGAGAGGAGGAGGGGAACATATCATCTCAATTTTGAGAGGAAATATGTTGGAAGCAATTTACCCTCTCCTCTCACTTTcaccttttaaaaaatcttaaaaatgcattttataaatattcTCTTCTCATTCCTTTCCTCTCTTCACtaaaaaaatcttaacaatACAGTGAAAGAAACTAAGACTTATTTCCGGATGAAAAAGTCCCTATAAAATTTAGCCAGGACTAAaataaagatgaagaaaatacaGGTACCCAGGTCATAATATATACAGGGCCGTGGAAACATCCTCTTTATTATTTTAGGTAATGTGAATTCATTCTAGATAAATgaatctcattttttttttctagatgtCGAAATAAATTTTACATGCCATCCAAAAAGTGAAAATGGTTGTTCATCGAATCTACATACAAACCAAAAGGAAAGAACATGTTACATATTAGAATTAACAAACAAACTTTCTGCCAAACAGAAAACAAACTAAGTGTTGCTTTCAGTTTGGTGTGAAATCACTTATCACCCGAAAGATGTGACCGGCAACAAAGAAGCCCGGTCTTTTGAAAGAAACCATTGCTGCTATTTAAACCCAAATATCCCCCCCTGCCGTTTTCATTAAGGATTACATCAATGATGGAATTACTCGAAAAGTAGAATTGTATAAAGTCTGGCAAGATCTGTTTGGTCGTTTAAAAAATCAGATCtttgaacaatatatataaactctcATGAGTACCAAGATCCAGTTACAGAAACCAAAAATGCATGATACATGATAACTCCATGAAGCAGAACATGAAGAGAAGATGAATGCATACTTTTAGTTTTATCCCCAATCATACACCCATTGTGTTActctttttttattgtttgcGATATCAAAATCTCAAAAGACTGTATCATTTGGCATAAAGCTAGTATAATCTATTAACCATCCTTATAATATAATCATATTAAAATCCAACTGTCTCTTTGTTTATCTACTCTATTCCTATACTACTTCAATAAATAACAAGGAGCACCTGTTCGGACTAAACCCTGGTCAGAGCCTATACCAAGTGGGCTAACCTCACAATGGTGGCTCTCTATTTAAACATTAGAACACAATAATAAGTAGTTAACATATATGTTAAACATATTAGATAGATAGTGCctttcaatataaataaaatgtttagaTTATTTTAGTATGACCAAGTTcgattgtatatttgtatatgtacGCAGATATATGTAGCAACCGTAAATGGATCTTAACTAACATTAGCTAGAACAGAATAAACTATCAGctaaacataacaaaacataatatgTAATGTCACATGACATTACATATTTGTTGCCGTTCTGACCCCAGCGCCCAAATGAACAAAATTATGCAAGAGGTCTATAACTTCATGAACGTTGAATGCTTTTGTGGAAAAACAATGTTTACTATCTTGGGTTGTAATTCCAGGAATCTAAATGAAATGACAAGTATTTCTGTTATATGTCTTTATGCGTATCTATTCAAATTAACCTAGTAGTAGTTAACTGAGAGTTAATTAACCCACTGATTACTAGAAGTCTAGAAGACTAGAACCATAATAGAACTAGCTGATTCATAAGGGTTTCAATTACTGTATTTTTACAACAGTGTATGCATTTTATGGTTAGCGATACTGACCAATGTTGATTTCGGTTTTGTTTTATCCCAACCGGGTTTTTTACAAGATTGCATCTAATAGGAGAAATGGTCAAACGTGTTGAAAGTCGTCAAAAGACTATTCTAGTACATAAAACCCTGCTTATATATATGTGCTATTCTATTCTATTGTTTGCAAAGCCAAAATCACCACAATAATTGTTTACATAAGTTAAATTGGACAAAAAAGTGACTGGGAAGCTACCCAACCCGAATGCTCCATTTCGACCCGTACTTCAGTATTACGAGTTACTCAATCAGACCATCTTACCACCTTTAGAATACAGTGACAATGGAAATGGTTACATTTAATTGCCAACTCTTTGTGTAATATGTGATCTTAAATAACTTGACGACTGCTGGAGGCACCAATCGAAGAGCAGGGATCAGGCGTCAGCTCTCTAAGGGACGCCTTTCTCCCGAGGGAAAACCTCAAAATTTGGCTATCGCATTTCCATCTTTGGGAACTAATTGCATTTTCTACAAGTATTTGGGTTTGGTAAAATACTGATTCTCACTACTAACATGATTCCTACCTTCAGAAAATGCTGATATATGACTTGGCTGACAGGAACTCGGGCAAGGTGGAGACAAATGCTGATATCCTGGGATAGTCTTAGTTTTGAATTTGCTTGATTCCAAGGTATCATAAGCAACTTGTTGATTTGAGTGTTTATATAGAGTTAAAGTTTAGTGTGTAATATCCAACCGTACACTACTATATGTGTTATGTAATTGGTCATCTAACAGTAATGAAATAGACCTACAATTCCTCATTGAGTTTACAAATATTTGTTTAGGTACAGTTGCGCATTATTGGTTGGGTTGTAAGTTGCAATTCTGGTCCATCACATGAAAAAGACATCATTAAGATGCTATACAGTTAAGAAAATGGCGATACAACCCATGCGACACCAGGAATGTtggtattttagtgtaattgggttaattgGTTATttagtcataataatacatcatataagttTGGTGGTGCGGAATGCACgcttatatcaatttattatgatcttaggggcgaagcccctaaggcacgggggtccgggggcagcgcccccgggagcggggtccaaggggcagagcccctggctttCTCATTCTTGGAAACTCGAACTTAACTGCCATAAAGGCAGTTAATAGACCCTGGTTTTCTCATTCTGTTGTTACGAAAATCCAAAAGATTTTCTCTCCCGGTTTCTCACAAAACTCGAACACAAATCATACAGAAAATTCTCGAATCACTGATTGTATCCGGTTGAATAATTTGGGGTCAACCAccgaattgattcaatctgaaagcgtATCGCGCCTTCAATAATTGTATAATCCGGTTTATTTTCGTTGTTTACTGTATATCCCCAACAAGGAATGGCTAAAAACTGCCAAGAAAATAGAATACGATCCCTAGCTATTGCGATACCTTTCTGCAAAAATGTATATACTCCATAACATCACTGTCATCACATGTTAGTATCATGTTACCATGTCAAATCTGCTGTCAAAGCACCAAAAAACAGCTTGTACTTGATTGATGCAAATTTGGTCACTGTGTAAGGTCCTAAACCATGCTTTTGTGGCAGAAACTTAACAATGGAGGCTCATTTATGAATGTTGATATGATGTAAGTTGGCTACTGCAGCTTTGAATGCTAACAATTAGGATCCTCAAATAATGTCACAAGCCCCCCATTAAGGTACTAGATATCAAATGGTTCGAATTTTACAAATCTTGAAATCAGTTGATTTCTaacacagtttttttttttttttaatcataaactcAATTCTTTAGCATTACAATTTACACACACCTGAACAACTTCATTTATATGAAAGCAATTAAACTTGAAGTGGGCATACATAAGGTCATACAGCACAAGGAATTGGGGCATCCAAACTGATTTACATTTCCAAAAGAGCCTTGACAGAtccttattttctttattaccAGATGCTTTGCGTTCAACTTTCTACGACAGTACGTttgatgtccttagaaatagtTCCATCTTTTATCAATAGTATGTCAAGCTGAACATGTCATAGACAAAAGGATAAGACATTCTTAATAAGTTCATGTCCCCATGATAGTAGCCCAGTGCAAGTGCTGAAGACATGTAGCAGAAAAGCGGAGATTAGAGGTTCAAATATCTGTTAAATGATTACCTTTTTTCATGTTGACCGAGGGACCAGTTGGTGAGGGGCCCATAATGGGTCAGTTatccatttatatatttctttcttAAGAAGCTCACTAAAAGAAACTAAGACTTATATCCGGATGGAGAAGTCCTTATATAATTTAGTCAGGAGTCAGGACTATAGGAACTAGGAAgtaaagatgaagaaaaaataGGAACCCAGCCACCcaggtcatatatatatagggccaCCGGACACATCCCACTTATTATGCTAGGCAATGTGAATTCATTCTAGATAATTGAATCTGATTTTCTTTCTAGAAGTCGAAATAAATTTTACATGCCATCCAAGTGTTTTGACTTCTTTAAGCTCAAAAGTCGAAAGTAGTTGTTAAGCGAATTTACATACAATCCAAAAGAAAAACACATGTTACATTTTAGAATGACTATTTAACAAACAAACTTTCTGCCAAacagaaaacaaaataagtgtTGCTTTCAGTTTGGTGTGTTATCACCCAAAAGATGTGACCGGCAACAAAGAAATCCagtcttttgaaaaaaaaaatcgctGCTATGTAAACCCAAATATCCTCCACTGCCGTTTTCATTAAGGACTACATAAACGATGGAATTACTCAAAGAGTATGAAGTCGGGCCAGATGTGGTTGGTCGTTTAAAAAGCCGAATCTTTGAACAATCTAAACTCTCTTAAGTACCAAAATCCAATTGCAGAAACCAAAATTCATGACAAGTCCATGAAGCAGAACATGAAGAGAAGATGAATGCATACTATTATTCCCCATCATACATTCATTGTGTTACTATATGTATTGTTGGCGATTTCCACAAAACAAAACCTCAAAAGAATGTATCATTTGGCATAAAGCTAGTATAAACTATTAACCATCcttataaatttatatcataATCATATCAAAATCCAACTGTCTCTTAGTTTATCTACTCCATTCCTATACTAGTATACTACTATaatacaagtaaataccaagaAGCACCGGTTCGGATTAAACCCTAGTCAGATCCTTTACCAAATTGGCTAACCCTTCAATGACGGCtctatttaaacataaaacacaatAAAAAGTACTCATAATTGATCTTAAGTACCCTTTCTACAAAATAAAAAGTACTCACATATGTTAAACATATTAGATTGATAGTACCTTTCAAGATAAATAGTATGTTTAGATTATTTTAGTATGACCAAGTTCGATTGTATATCTAAACAGTTATATGTAGCAACCATAATTGATCTTAAGTACCCTTTCTACACAAATTATGCTTAGCCATACATACCATTACTATCCTAACCTAACATTAGCTAGAACAGAATAAACTATCAGCAAagcataacaaaaaaaaatagcaataacaacaataaataGTTTTATTTCATAATGAGATGAACATTAACAGTCTGCAGATATCCTAAACATAAAATCAATCCGATAACATCTGTGTAATCAATCCgtgttaaaaacaaaacaaaattcctCAACTACACCTAACAAGAACAATAATCTTCAAAAAAAACACGACACGACACAACACGATCAGAAAAAAACTACAACTTATTATCATAGTGACAGGTTTGATTCCTAACACTTCTATTCTGCACATCAATATTCACATCACACGTCGAAGTAGACGTAACATGAATATAAACAAACACAACCTTAACTTTCGCCTTAATCCTAGTATACGTCGAAAACCCCAAATTCCCACTCAAAATTTCTGTATACAAATCCGTATCAGTAACCAATCTATCCGCAAAAACCGTTACATTAAGATTCAATTGTTTCTTATCATCCGACCCGATTTTTCCAGCAGGAATAGGTACATTTCCAACATCTTGTCCTTTATACCTTAAAATAGCAGAGCTGGTTTTGTATTTAACACTAACTTTATTCGGATTTTCGATAAATAATTCGACAGCAAGAGTTAAGTTGAGAAGGACACGTGGCGGAAGAGGTAAAGGGATCATGTTGAAATTGAAGTTTTGTAAGGCGACTGATGTTActgttatttttggttttttggctTTGAAAACTGTTAGTGAAAGTATGAGAATTATTAATGCGATTGTTAAGATTGTACCGATTATTGATGACCAGATTATTATGCATCGTCGGCGACGTTTCCGTGATGGTTTGTcggcggtggtggtggacaGTGGTGGTGCTGAGGGTGATCGGAGAGGTTGTTCGTCTTTTTTTTCTATGTccattttgtgtgtgtttttgtgaaTATGTAAATTGGGATTTCCTTTTGGTAtttatattaagattttttttctttgtttttaatttaaaaaaggagtatttatttatttgataatggTAACGCCGCGTGATGGCGGTTTACTGTTGGGGGTTAATTATTTAGggtgttttatatttatagctCACTCTTTTGttcctttttaataaatatttattaaattgatGTGTGAAATGTGACCAATTTTTATATTGTTTCCTGTTATTGTTGTAGTTTGCCAAAATGGACTTGAAAATTGACATGGTTAATGAAAGATGATGGGTACTCGGTATCTTCTAAAACGAGTTGAATTGGATTGAATCTAATTgcatatattaaaactttttttaatggtgACGTATGTTGTTACTAATCAATTTTGTAATATTAGTATCACGTAAGTATTTTCATACTGATACTCGATCAATATGCCCATTTGTTTTGCCATTAACATTTTGGGGTTCAATTGTCTAATTTGAAAAACCTACATCAATGATCAATGTCGAGGTTAATATCCTCATTAGAGACAAACTAAGTCTCATATAAAATATTGATTCAACATAAAGAATAAGCAGTATTATTTATCAATTAATTTATACGAAAAACCTTAAAAGGCTAACAACCTTTcattatttcaaatttaaaatcCAACAACTAGTAACAATAGTTTTATTTCATCGTAATATGAACATAAATAGTGTATAAGACTATAAACTGcgcataaaatcaaatatccaACCAAAAGTATATAAAAGTCCTCAAAATTTCTGTACAAAACACTATAATTTAATCTTAGTGTGACAAGTTTGATTCTTAACACTTTGACTTTGTATATCAATATTCACATCACATGTCGAAGTAGACGTGACatgaaaattaataaacaaaacacGAACTTTAGCCTTAATTTTCGTATAAGCTGTGAAAGGCAACTCACCACTAAATAAATCTCTATATAATTCAGAATCCGTAACCAACCGGTCTGCAAAAACAGTTAACGTAAGATTCATTCGAGATTTATCATTAGACCCGATTTTTCCCGCGGGGACTAAAACATCACCGATGTTTTTGCCTCTATACCGAAGAATAGCAGAGCTATTTCTATACTTGACACTCACTTTGTTAGGGTTGTCAATCGACATATCAAGGTCGAGTGATAAGTTTAATGAAACCTTTGGTGGAAGTGGAAGCGGGACTAATTTATAATTTAGATCTTGTAGTGTTATAGAATCGACTGTTATTATAggtttttttggtttgaaaACGGTGAGTGACAATATGAGAATGATTAGAGCAATAATTGTGAGTATGGTTCCTATTACCGTTGAACATATGATGCA is drawn from Erigeron canadensis isolate Cc75 chromosome 9, C_canadensis_v1, whole genome shotgun sequence and contains these coding sequences:
- the LOC122582863 gene encoding uncharacterized protein LOC122582863, which encodes MDIEKKDEQPLRSPSAPPLSTTTADKPSRKRRRRCIIIWSSIIGTILTIALIILILSLTVFKAKKPKITVTSVALQNFNFNMIPLPLPPRVLLNLTLAVELFIENPNKVSVKYKTSSAILRYKGQDVGNVPIPAGKIGSDDKKQLNLNVTVFADRLVTDTDLYTEILSGNLGFSTYTRIKAKVKVVFVYIHVTSTSTCDVNIDVQNRSVRNQTCHYDNKL
- the LOC122583163 gene encoding uncharacterized protein LOC122583163; translation: MYIDKKDEQPLRSSGTVVHDHSKKKRRRCIICSTVIGTILTIIALIILILSLTVFKPKKPIITVDSITLQDLNYKLVPLPLPPKVSLNLSLDLDMSIDNPNKVSVKYRNSSAILRYRGKNIGDVLVPAGKIGSNDKSRMNLTLTVFADRLVTDSELYRDLFSGELPFTAYTKIKAKVRVLFINFHVTSTSTCDVNIDIQSQSVKNQTCHTKIKL